In Methylomonas sp. AM2-LC, the genomic window GGAAGTCATAGATTACCTCTTATATCAAATGCATTTTGACCATCACTTACCAACACGTCACACCAATCAATATTAGTAACTTGATCAGTTAATGTGCCCGGCGGCATAAGTATTAAAGGTTCAACGTTTTGTTTTAGGGCATTTTCAGCAAGTTTCTCAGCAGCAATAAGACCTGCATTGTTTCTGTCTAGATCAGCCCAAATTAACAATTTTTCAACACCATCAGGTATTGAAAATCCAGGCATATAGCTTGTAGATAATAACGGCCAAACATACATCCCCGTTGCTTCGGTAACCGCTAAAGCATTTTCGATACCTTCAGCAACAGATAAAATGCGACACGGCGTACCAAGCTTAACAGCGCTCCCGATAATGTTTCTGTCAGTTGCAACTGGCATCATGCGCTTCGACGGTTTAAAAGGAAATTTCTGACCGTTTTCCATCAAATAAGTACGATGAATAGTTACTTTACGACCTTTTGCATCCTGAAGTAACGCAAGCATTGCTGGAAAATAACCTCTAAAAATTCCGTCTTCATCTTTATAGTGCACAGATGGATGAAAACGTAAATTATAAGTATTTGGCAGCTCATCATCCAATCCACGCGACCTTAAATAAAGACGTAACGGTTCAGCATCAGGATGGGTAATAGGTAACGATTTATCCCATGTATCACGAAGCAATTGTTTAATCCAAGGATCTTTTGATCGATCCACAACAGGTTCAATTGTCTTTTTAACAGCATTTGGCGGTTTATAACCTTTATCTTCGGAAATACCAAGAGTACCTGCAACAGCAGATATGGCATCTGGAAAAGCCCAGCCTTTTAACCACATTAATAGATTAAATCCATCGTTTTTAGCGCCGCATGTATTACAAATGCCGCCACCAGAAATGTCAGCATCGCGAAACAAGCGAAAACCATCTTTACCGCCATGAATAGGGCATGGAATATGCTTTCTTCCTGGATTATTAATTGCACCATCAATTTCCGGTGCAAGTGAGCCCAAAATATAAAGCCATGAACCTCTTGCTTCGGACTTAACTAGATCGGATTGGAAATAAGCAGTCATAAAGACACCTCGTTAACCAACACAACGCACTTTTGAAAAAAAACTGCATTTAAGTAAGATACCACACCGTTATCCCAATGGATAGTGACATAAAAATCTACCATTGAACGCCCTGATTTTTTGAGTTGAACAACTTTACCCAAAGAATCATCGGTTATATTTTCAATAGCGTTTTTGACTGGACGTACTGTTTGCCCAATTTTTAATTGTGTATTAAACATAGTTTTACTCCTAGGAAATGTCCCAAAAACCGAGACTTCCTAGATAACCCTGTCATGGACGGGAATATCAAGGAAGTCCCGGTTGACAGGATGAAAAACACCCGAAGAAAAACAAATCCCATTGGGAGATTTGTTTTCTCCCAGGTGGGTTAAATTATATTAATCAACAAGCAACATAAAGCCGGCAGATGCCATTACAGTTTTAACTGATTCATCAATAGTATTATGAGTAGTTGCGTAATACTGGAGTATTAAATCCAATACACGACCTGTAGCAGTAACGCCAAATAGCGACTTAGATAAAGTCTTAGCGCGTTGCAAAGATTTTTGGTCTTCAATTGTATCTGCTAAAAGCTGATCGAAAAAAGAAGCAGCAGCATGAAGATCATCATGTGATACATCACTGTTTTCCAAAGCGCTACTTTGATAATAAAGTTCGGCTTCTTGAAGTGCAGCTTCTGGAGAATTCTCGGTATTAACAACAAGACCAACGGCACCAAAAAGTTGAATTGCTTGCCAGTTATTGTCAGCAGTTTTTCGAATAATGTACTTACCAAATTCTCCCGTCGCATCGCATTGCAATTGATTATTAGGATTAAGATAAGGTGCGGAAATTTGCATTGGTATTCCTCATAGAAATAACCAGGAAACGCAAATCACCATGAATGGGAATAAGTATTTCCCAGTCGGATTAGAAATTAAATAGATTAATTATTTAACAGCAAGTTGTTCAATGACTTCTGATACATTGCCTTGATTGCCAATCTTTATAACAAATGACTTTCCAAAAACAGATGGGCATCCAGAAAAAGATGGCATCAGTGCTTTCAATGCGTCCTGTGGATTATCAAATTTGTTAGCAGCAACAAATTGTCTAAAAGACTCGCAATCGTCATTGTAAGAAGACTCTTGGAATGTATAATTTGTCATATATGTCGAAAACTGACTTATTACTTGGCCAGATTTTTCACGGTTTGGAATAATGAATTCTGATCCTGTATACATGGCATTATCGTGAAATGTCGCAACATCACCAAGAATGGTAATTGAATATGAGTCGCAAAATCTGACTCTTTCAGATGCGTAATTGCCGTTGAAATAAACAGTGCTTTTTAAACCTTGAATTTCAATATCAGGCGATAAAGAGTCAAGATCAATTAGAAACTGATTGATCCAATGTTTCTTGCTAACTTTGTTTTTATTGCAGCATAGGTATTCTTTGTTGAACAAAAACATTTTGAAAGCGTTTGAACCCTCGTCATGAAAATATTCGTCGAACGAAAAAATTTTTCTGCCAGACAAAAATTCTTCTTTGGAAATATGTGACCCAGGACATGATTCATATTGACCAAAATTATCAGGCTCAGAATTCGGATAATCATCATAAATTGTGACAGCCTGTTTAGGCAGCCATTCATAATCATCCAAAACCTCTAGAATATTCCAGCGGGACATAATCTCGTAGTAACTGAGAAACTGTTCCATAGGTAGCGAGAGCTTTTCTAGGTTGAGCGTGGTTAAGAATTGTTTCTTAACTGCAGCCATTACCTGTTCGATAACCTCTTTCTCATCAATCAATTTATCACGATCTGGAAGACGCGCAAAAAACATTGATGAATCAAGATGAATAATATTACCTTCATTCGAGTTTCTTGATTTATAAATAGGCAAGCCTTGTAAATAAAAAACAAAATTACGACAATAATAAGCGCTGTCCCCTTTATTTAAGCCATACAAGCAGATGCTTCCGATTTCCGTTTTAACAAAGTCACGAAGAGAATCAATTGCATGAGGCCTTAAAAGTTCGTTTCCATTTAACAATACCGGAATTGAAAAACCAATAGACAATCGTTCTAATTCCTTTTCTGAAAAATCAACACCAATCATTAGAATAGATGTAATACCATCCCAATCATCAATAGGGTAAACGGTGACAGGTTGAAAATTGAGAACCTTATCCGTATCAACAGAAAAACGTCCGCCTTTACTAACTAATGTCATATTTTTGCAAGCAAAAAGCGCAGACAGAAATCCAATACCAAATGGATGTTCGTTAGCAATCACATCTGCTTCCCAGCCAGATTCAGCAACTGTGAGCAATGTTTCAATTGAATCGATACCACAGCCGTCATCAGTTACTTTAAGAATTTTGGTATCTGGAAAATAATTGAAAGAGACGTACGTTGATCCAGCACGACGTGAGTTCTGCATGATTTCACCGATAAAAGTATATTTATTGGTGAAGGATAACTTCAATGATTTAACCAGATTTGTTTGGTTAACTTTCATTGAAACTTGTTTAACATTAGCGGTAGTCATATTTTGTCTCCAACATAGTTTAAAAATACCGGAAACAAAACAATCCCAAAGGGAAAGATAATGTTCCCAGTGGGTAAAATTAAAAGTAAGCCTAAATAAGCTTAAGCAGATAAAGAGTTTCGAGCTTCTAATTCAAGCTTGATTTCTTTAATTAACCAGTTTGCATCCGCAATAGCAGCTTCAGTTTTTAATACTGGTTGAGTAGTTATAAGCTTTATAAGCTTTATCTCAAGTTCTGAATCTGAAGCAGAATCGAAGTAACGAAGCATTGATTTAATATCTTGTTTACACATTGTGTCCTCCAAATGGAAAAGAGGAAAAACACAGTGCGCCCAGTTGGGGAAAGTGTTTTTCCCGTAGGGTTCAAAAAATTAAAAATCAGACCAGCTTAATCTTTGGTGTTAAAAACTCTGTGTTCTCAGAGATTAAAAATACCTTCGAAATGGTAATTTTTACGCAAACTCGTAATGGATCATTTCCATTTCGAATTTTTCCTCAAGCTCACTCCCTGACGGAATAGCTCTTATCCGATAAGAACTATAACCATCAATCCTTAGTTTCGCATACGACTGTAACAGGCTCTCCATTCATGAAAAAAGGAATTCCTTCCATTGAAGGAGCGAAAATCCATTCACCATGACTGGTTCCCAGTATGCAGTAGTAGGTGTCGCAATAGCCATGCGAAAGTTCTTTTATGTTCCATTTGAGTGGAATCCATTGTTTACTTAAATCATCATTATTAATCTCAGGAAAGAAGCAAGTAAGTTCCTTACCTTCCAAGGATCGTGCAAGGTATGCTTGTACTGATTTTTTGGAAAAGAAATTTCTTAAGAATTGAATTGGAAAATTGTCATGGTGTACTCCTTGAAAAGTCAAGAGATACACCAATCCCACAGGGAATGATGTATTCCCTTGTGGGTTAATTGGCCGGTGGCCTAGAAAAGTAGTCGCATCAAAGATGCATTCATAAAATTATTCGTTCTTTTAAGTGCTGAACTGGCACTGATTTTGAGCTCTCATAGAACTACAAAAAATTCCGTCTTTCCGGAGCACACTCTATCAAATGCGCTTTGGGAAGACGGTAGATGCAATTATGCATGATTACCGTCTGGGTGTTAAGTTTAAAAGAGTTAAAAAGCAGGAGACCTTTTAAACGAAAACAAGAAAGACACCTAGAAAAAGCGTGCCTTTTTGTTGTACTTCTTAAGCTACTAAATCATAATAATTTAAACGATGCTGCCGGAGATCTTCCTGAACAAGCTTTAGATGGTTCTTTAAGTCGAGCTTTTGGGCCAATGTTAGCGTTGGGTTCTTTAAATTTTTTGAAATTTGCTTGATTTTTGATTGAAGCAATTTCTCCTTTTCGTTCCATTTTCCTTCATTTGGACTTAGAGCTTTAGGTCGTAGAGCGAAACACTGGATGCAATGGTTTTCAAACAAAGAAGTAACCTTTGCAGAGCATGTAATGCATTCGTAGTAAGGTTTATCTTTAGTAAAATCGAGATAGTCCCAATGGAATTGAACGGAAAGTGAATTTGCCAATTCGCGAAGTTCTGATAATTTATCAAACGGAGCATCAGCGCAAACAATACATGTGTGATCATGCTCTCTGACATAGATAGAAAAAAACTCTGGCTTTACATCATCGATAAAGCAAGATTTTCCATCATCTACAAATTTAACGCCATGCACTTCAAGAGCAATATAGATAGCACTATTTGCTTCGACAGAATCTGTATAGCGCTTAAGATTTTTAGGAAGTTGGTTTTTTAACATAGGTATTCTCAAAAAATGGGAATACTACTTTCCTTGTAAAAGGAAAAGTAAAGTATTCCCTATACAAGGTAAACGCCAATAAAAAGTAATGGCGGAAAGTATTCAAATAGCCTTAATTATTAATCGATACCCAGATAGATGAAATAATATCTTCAGATTGATTAATGCAGTTGGCATCATCAAAAACTTGATGGACTTTACGACATTTTTCAACAAGACATTTCATTAGTTCAGATGACTTATCAAGCAACGACTCATATTTATCAGCACGATTTTTAACACGTTGTAATTCGGCTTCCATCAATTGTAAACGCTCAGTTCCCTCAATTAATGAAGGATTATCAACTAAATTCAACAATGCTTTCGAGTTAATTTCAAGCAACACATCAAGACTTTCGGCATGAGATTTAAGTTTAAAGTATTCTGCTTCAATGCTCTGTAAACGCGCAATTTCCTCAATTAATGCAGGAAAAATGTTGTGAATTTTAGCTGAAAACGCAAGATTTTCGACGCAATTTTCTTCGGAGATGCCTTCATTTACAGAAGCTACCCCTTCAAGAATAATTGGGCAATACTCATTTACGGTGCTTACAAGAGAGTACGGCGCATCTTGTAATGCCCATTGACCTTTTGTTGTAAATTCGTAAACTTTTTTAATGTCTTCTAATTCAGTAAGTACATTGTTAGAAGAGCATTTTTTACAAACAAATCCAGACTTGTAGTCTGTACATGAATTACAGACCCAGGAACCACACTTGATACAGGAATTGCCTTCAGGACTTGTTTCTAAGCCGGCGAAGTTGCCGCAATGATCACAAGTTTCATTAGGGACATCATCGCGATCATGAAAAGCAGTATCGACTACAGGCTTATAACCAATAAAAAACACACCCGAGTCAATTAGTTTGCTGGTTTCAAAGTAGTCAAACTCAAATTCTGGCAGATTGATATTGGTCATGTAAAGAGTAACAATCCCATTGTCATCAGTCACTGCTTTACCTTGTCTATACCGTCCGTTATTTAGACAATAAAAAGGTTTATAAGCATTAGTACCTGAATATGATTGGTATGTACTTTTGTACTCGCCTTTAATAATAAAATGAGTCACAGTGAATGGATCTACTTCTGGTATGTCGCCATCTACGGATAGATTTATAGCGGATAGCCAAGCCAGTAACGCAGCTTTTGTTCTAAAGGCAGTATGCGCAGCTCCTTTATCTGTAACAATATACCAATATCCGCACGTTCTTAGGTGAACGATTTTGTTGATAGATGTTAAGACAAGGTTATTGTGAATTTGAATCATGTGTACTCCTTAAAATACAAGAGATACACCAATCCCACAGGGAATGATGTATTCCCTTGTGGGTTAAATGGCCGGTGGCCTAGAAAAGTAGTCGCATCAAAGATGCATTCATAAAATTATTCGTTCTTTTAAGTGCTGAACTGGCACTGCTTCTGAGTTCTCGTAGAGAACAACAAAAATCCGTCTTTCCGGAGCACACTCTATCAAATGCGCTTTGGGAAGACGGTATAGGCATTATGCCTAATTACCGTCTAAATGTTAAGTCCAAAAAACGCAAAAATACCGCGTAGGAGCTGATTATAAAATTAATCTGGCAGATTTTGTTTTTGCTGCCGGAATTCACGCATATCGTCATTATCGACGCGGTCATAAATTTCTTCAACCGCTAACGATAGGCCAATAGACTCAAAGGTGACTGTGTCGCCCAAATAAAAATACTCGGACAGCCAGTTGTTGGTTTTACGTAGCACATGAACACAAACTGAGTCTTGCTCAATCAACACATATTCTTGTAAAGATTCCATGTTGATATAACGCATGAGTTTTATGGTTGTGTCATTCTTACGCGTGGATTTAGACAAAACCTCAATAATTAATATCGGAGACGTAGTAAATTGACCGATGCGTTCCAAAGAAGCGCAATCCACCATGACATCTGGATAGAAGTAGTCATTACCTGAGCGGACTTTCATATCAGCCATGTATGTTTCGCAAGGCATGCCTTTAAGATGACGCTGAAATTCACTCGAAATATTGACAGAAATTCTATTGTGATTAGGTCCCGCTCCTGCCATGGCATAAACACGACCGTCGATATACTCCCGCTTAACATGCGATAAAACTTCAGATTGAAGATATTCTTCATCAGTCATTGTTTTGGGGTGTTCATCAGCTAACATATCAACCTTATGCCTAATACAGCGTACATTAAATACGTTCATTGTAACCTCTGGAAAATATAAAAGAAAACAGAGGGGAGACAAGTCCCACAAGTGGGGAATTGATCCCCTGTGGGTTAAAAGCAAAATACTTTGTGAATTATTTAGATGAATGGGGGCCCATCAAAATAGCATGCGTGAAAATATAAAAAATCAAGCAAGCAGTTCGATCACTTTTACAACAGGCAATAGAAAATCCTAGCGAAATAGTATTTGGCCACGATCTTCTGAAAGAAAAATATCTACGCATAAAAATACCTTTCTAATAGCCATATTTAAGAAAAAGACGACGAGAAAATGATTCATCAATGTAATGATTAGCGTTTTTTAAAAAATCATCAACACAATTTGATACTTCATTAGCAGTTGAGTTTTCTTTGATAAATACATTGCATGTACTTAATACGTTTGTAGCTTGACTTTGATATTCGCCATGGATAGCAACAATATTTTCTTTGAATAAATCAAGTAAATATACAGTTGCTAATTTTGTACCGGTAGCTGTTTCAAAAGATTTTTGAGCAATAGAAGCAAGAGGTGTCTCGCCAAGATATAAATCTTTTAAAATTCCCCAACCATGTTCAAAAAGTTTATCTTTAACAATAACTTTGGTGTCTTCATAAAATTTACTTGTCATGTAAAAACCCCTTAAGAAAGTGATATGTCAATCAATTTAAGTAAATCATCACATCCACTATGATTTTCCCAAGCTTTAGGCAAAGCATTACGTGCTTCTATTAAAAGCGCCTTAAGTTGGGATCTTGATGTTTTTATTGATGCCAGAGCATTGTCGATTTCAACAATTAAACTTCTGTCAACACCGTTAGCTTCAGCAAAACTTTGATCTGGCAAAGCGGCTCTGGATTGCTCAAGTGCTTCAATAAATGACCATTTACCACGAACATACTTATCAAAGGCCATGGATTCAATTTTTGAATACATAACATCTTCATTCGAATGTTTTTTATCAGCATGAGTGCTCAAATAAAGAACAAGAGCACCACTAGCATTGGTATAGCGTTTTCTTGCCAATGCCATAATTTTCAAATAGCGGTTTCTGTTAATACTCATAATTGCCTCGATCAGAAAATCTGAATAAAAGAGGAGCAAACAGAACCATAGGGAACTGAATTGCTCCCATGTGGGTTAAAATTTCTCGCTTAGAATTGAGAGTAAACGAGAGTCAATATGCCTGTATCCATAATGGAATCTGGAAAAGCGAAAAAAGGTTCAAGTGATAAGATCACTTTAACTCCTAGCTCCAAATCCGTATGAGAAGCGTGTGTGAAATTAATCGGTAAACCAATTAACGTCGTGTAATACGCATATCGAGGCTTCTGACTGTTAAGATCATTATCGATAGACCGATAATCAACTCCATCAAAAACATCACCGAAGAATTCAAAAAGAAAAGGATTATCGCAACGCGATATCACATTCGTTAAGACTTCAGAGGTAACCGATACGTATTTTGAAATTTCAGTCAAACCGAATTGCTCGTAAAAGCGAGACAATTCGAAAAGATTGTTACGAACGACATCTGATGGAAAGTTATTATTTCCGTTTGAGAAATCTAATAAATGCATCCATCCTGAATCATCCAAGCCCCATTGAAGCGGATCAGAATATTCATAGCCGGTGGCAATCAAATATGAAATGGCCAGATTAATTCTGGACAGATTAGATTCAATTACTTTGGAATAAACTTGTCGTTGGTCTTTGGGTACGGTATCAATACTGAGCACCGTCGGATAAAACGGGGTCACAATCAAATCACGACTTGAATCATAAAAGCCGGGACAAATACCAGACTTACCTTGCAGTAAATCATAAATACTGATTTCCGACTTGGAAGCTTTTTTGCAAACGGTATCACCGATTCGCATGACTTGCCCCATTGAACCTTTGCCTATAATTTCTGCATGAGCATTCATTTTAGACTCCGTAATCGCTAGGGTTGAGAAGATCTTCCTTGGTCAATAAAGCTGAATTAGCATCAATAATTAACTGACTAGCCTCTTTGCAAATAAAGAAATCACCCTCATTATCCTCATTAATTACAGAAAGCAAAGACTGAAGAGCGGACTCAACTTTTTCAAGACGATCCAATCGGTCTTTAATTTCCGGAAACAAGTTATGAGCCGTGCGGGCAAATC contains:
- a CDS encoding Uma2 family endonuclease → MNVFNVRCIRHKVDMLADEHPKTMTDEEYLQSEVLSHVKREYIDGRVYAMAGAGPNHNRISVNISSEFQRHLKGMPCETYMADMKVRSGNDYFYPDVMVDCASLERIGQFTTSPILIIEVLSKSTRKNDTTIKLMRYINMESLQEYVLIEQDSVCVHVLRKTNNWLSEYFYLGDTVTFESIGLSLAVEEIYDRVDNDDMREFRQQKQNLPD
- a CDS encoding primase-helicase zinc-binding domain-containing protein is translated as MTAYFQSDLVKSEARGSWLYILGSLAPEIDGAINNPGRKHIPCPIHGGKDGFRLFRDADISGGGICNTCGAKNDGFNLLMWLKGWAFPDAISAVAGTLGISEDKGYKPPNAVKKTIEPVVDRSKDPWIKQLLRDTWDKSLPITHPDAEPLRLYLRSRGLDDELPNTYNLRFHPSVHYKDEDGIFRGYFPAMLALLQDAKGRKVTIHRTYLMENGQKFPFKPSKRMMPVATDRNIIGSAVKLGTPCRILSVAEGIENALAVTEATGMYVWPLLSTSYMPGFSIPDGVEKLLIWADLDRNNAGLIAAEKLAENALKQNVEPLILMPPGTLTDQVTNIDWCDVLVSDGQNAFDIRGNL